ATACTGACCGAGGCGATCAAAGGGGAAAAAATACTGGTGGGTCCGCCCTATTTTAATCGGGTAAACGTGCCGATGGGCTTGATTTTGATATTGCTCATGGGGGTGGGGCCGCTGATATCGTGGAGAAAGGCGTCCAGGCAAAATCTAACGAGGAATTTTTTATATCCGACCATTTTCGGTCTTCTGACCGGGATAGTGCTATTCATTCTCGGTATCAGAGAAATCGTAGCGCTGGTCTCTTTCGGTCTCTGCGCGTTTGTTTCTGCTACCGTGTTTACCGAATTCTTCAGAGGGGTAAGGGTGCGCAGCAGCCGCGGTGAAAATTATATGATTGCTCTTTACCGTCTCATCTCCAGAAACCGGAGAAGGTATGGCGGGTACATAGTTCATCTGGGGGTGGTGCTGATAGTGATAGGTATAACTGCATCGTCGGCTTTCGTTACTCAGAAGGAGGCGACCCTTAAAAGAGGCGAAACACTGAGCATAGGAAAGTACACGATGAGGTTTGACCAGCTTAGGCGGTACAGTACTCCGGCAAAGGATGGGACGGCGGCCACCCTAACGGTATTCAACCGAGAAAAAGAGATCGGGAGTATGGTACCGGAGAAGAACCTTTATAAATACGAGGGGAACCGGGAGATAAACCAGGAGACGGAGGTGGCGCTCCGCTCCACTTTTAAAGACGACCTTTACGTCATTCTTACCGGCGTGGACGATACCGGGGCGGCAAATTTCCGGGTGCTGATAAACCCGATGGTCAGTTGGATATGGGCAGGGGGGGTGGTGCTCCTTCTCGGGGCGATCGTAACCATGTGGCCGGCCGGAGTGGAGAGGAGGGCGGAAGCGGGTGCGAGGTATAGCGTAGGGGTTTCGAAGGATACCATAGTCAAAGCCTGAAAAGTGTTCCTGCCAGGTTATTAAAATCACACAGTTTCCCCAGTAGGAGTAGTCGTGGAAAAGATATTTATCCTGATAATAGTTATGGCAGTAGCGGTTTTTATATCCCTTCCTTTTTTCAGGGGGAGGGTTGAAGAAGACTCCGAAGACCCGGATAGGCCGAAGGGTGATAGGGAAGCCGAATTAAAGAGACTCAACGCGGAGAAGGAGTCTCTTCTCGCTGCGATCAAAGAGGTCGGTTTTGACTATGAAGTGGGAAAGCTTACGAAAGAAGACTACCAGGAACTGGAGACAAAATACAAGACTGAGGCAGCCTTGCTTCTCCAGAATATAGAAAAGCTGGAAGCAGAAATGAATGATGCTGGTTTAAAAGACGGGTTAGAAGAAGAAATTAGAAAGACTCGAAGGACCAAATTGGCTGATGACAAGGGGCTCGAAGAGGAAATTTTGCGTGCTCGCAAGTTGAGGTCTAAGGGCCTTGAGCATCTTTGTTCCAAGTGTGGGGCTTCTTATCAGCCCGAAGACAGATTTTGCTCCAAGTGCGGGACCAAATTAGGTGAGGATCAAACTAGACAGGCGTATTAAAAATTCCGGCAGGGTATTTTTTCTTATGCCCTTTGCCATTCTTTTACTTTTTACATACCTAGTTCTGATTCAAGGGGTGTACGCCCAGGATAATCCGGCCACGCCATTAGATGGAAAGGGCCTGTTCATAGAAAACCGCTGTGTGAACTGCCACACGATCGGCAGGGGAAGGTTCGTCGGGCCAGACCTGGAAGGAGTCGGGGCCAGATACGAGCGGAAGGAGATAGAGGAGTGGATGGTCAACCCTCAGATGGTTTATCAATCAAAGGGGAAGATGCCTCTGAATGAGGGATATCCTCCGATGCCCCCTATCGGTGTCCCGCCGGAAGAGGCAAAACTGATAGCCGATTATCTGCTCTCGGTGAAAATCACGGATGTTTCAAAGCCGGAGGGAGGCGTCATAAAGGGACGGGTGATGAACGAGACCGATGAAGATATCCCCGAAGAGATGGAGTTAACCCTAACCTCTTACTTGGGCGACCGGGCCATGGAGGAGAGAAAATCGAAAACCGACAGTAAAGGTCAGTTTGAGTTTGCCAACCTGCCCTGGGACAGGAGCTACACCATCTCCCTCAATTACAAGGGTGCGGAGTACACGACGGATAAAATGGTTTTCTATCCTGAGGAGAATACCAAGACTCTTGAATTACCCGTTTACGAGCCCACCGAGAGTAACCAGCACATTAGCGTGAATGCCGACCACATGATTATTCAGGTTTCCGACGGGCAAATTTCCATAGCGGAGATAGTAGTTTTTCACAACGGAAGCAAGCAGATCTACGTCGGCAAAGAAAACAAAGACGGCATCAGAGAAACTCTCAGATTTGACCTTCCGGAGGGGGCGGAGAATATCCAGTTTATGGACGGGCTGGCTTCTGAAAGCGTGGTTCGAACTGAACGGGGTTTTATCGATACTACTTCTTTCGGTCCGGGGATCAGAAGGGTGATATACGCCTATCAACTCCCGTTTAAAGCCGGCAAAAACATGATTGAGAAGAGGATAATATACCCAACCGGGGGGTTCGTTCTTCTGGTCTCTGATACTGGTGTGGATATAAAGGTTAACGGCCTCGGCGGGAGTGAAAGGGTGAACATAAACAATGAGAGATTCATCCGATGGACCGGTTCCGGTCTAGAGCCCGGGTCGGAAATAAAAATCGAGTTAGGGCAGTCCGTATTGAGCGAGAATTTTCTCAAATGGGTAGCGTTTGGGGTGGTGCTTTTATTAGTGGGCATAGGGGTTTTATATTCCTTCCGGGTTAAGAGAAGTTCTGCTCTGCTT
The Thermodesulfobacteriota bacterium DNA segment above includes these coding regions:
- a CDS encoding zinc-ribbon domain-containing protein: MEKIFILIIVMAVAVFISLPFFRGRVEEDSEDPDRPKGDREAELKRLNAEKESLLAAIKEVGFDYEVGKLTKEDYQELETKYKTEAALLLQNIEKLEAEMNDAGLKDGLEEEIRKTRRTKLADDKGLEEEILRARKLRSKGLEHLCSKCGASYQPEDRFCSKCGTKLGEDQTRQAY
- a CDS encoding cytochrome c, yielding MRIKLDRRIKNSGRVFFLMPFAILLLFTYLVLIQGVYAQDNPATPLDGKGLFIENRCVNCHTIGRGRFVGPDLEGVGARYERKEIEEWMVNPQMVYQSKGKMPLNEGYPPMPPIGVPPEEAKLIADYLLSVKITDVSKPEGGVIKGRVMNETDEDIPEEMELTLTSYLGDRAMEERKSKTDSKGQFEFANLPWDRSYTISLNYKGAEYTTDKMVFYPEENTKTLELPVYEPTESNQHISVNADHMIIQVSDGQISIAEIVVFHNGSKQIYVGKENKDGIRETLRFDLPEGAENIQFMDGLASESVVRTERGFIDTTSFGPGIRRVIYAYQLPFKAGKNMIEKRIIYPTGGFVLLVSDTGVDIKVNGLGGSERVNINNERFIRWTGSGLEPGSEIKIELGQSVLSENFLKWVAFGVVLLLVGIGVLYSFRVKRSSALLKDSTLKEENLAGEREKLIMEIAELDDKYEAGEIAEDEYREIRSNKKKRLVSVTERIKKSDV